A region of the Centropristis striata isolate RG_2023a ecotype Rhode Island chromosome 20, C.striata_1.0, whole genome shotgun sequence genome:
AAATTGCAGGATGAGACAATAAACAATGTATCCATAAGTAAGTTCAATGAGTCGAGGTAACAAAATGACCTTGGCAAGTGAATCTGCTTTAAAACAAAGAGTGGGTGTGAGTGGGACAGAAAACAACGCATCAACACTTTGCTTCAATGCACATATTATTGAAGAAGAATGGAGGCTATCAGGTTCTGACAGGAGCAATAGCCAAGTTAagtgtttgctgtgtgtgtctgtgcactcGGGCAAACACACGTGGAGAAGAGGTCGCCTTGAATTGGATATCAGATCTGTCCTCTTTTGTCCTCTGTTTGGCTGCAGCCTGTCACACTTGATCACCACATTTTTAACTCAGATGTCTGATTGATTACCTTCAAGTTCAATTAAACTGTGAAAGAAGTTATTTTTAGCCGGAAAAAGATGGCAGGACATGGGTGACCTGAAGAcattcacacagaaaaaaagagtctCCACAAAGGCTCTGGGTTCAGATTTACTGTAAGAGATCATCAAATGAGTAATACATGTACACTTTTAATGCTAAACTATATTTCTTAACACCAGAACTTGTAGAAATACAATAAGTACATGgacaattaatatatttttgtttttggttaaaaTGTTCTGAATCAGGATAATTTAATGTGATAACTCTAAAgcaaaatgtcctcagtttAAGAAGTTTAAATATGATCATAGAACAAATCAGAATTTTCAGCagtcaatttaatttaatatttatttaaatttgagcttagctgcttatactgtatttaccaaactgtatttttgcacatgttttttgcacatgtatatttacacacctgtatatttgcacacttgctgtaactgttatctatgagtaacagctTATAATGCACATGGACCATCCATTCCACTTCTTCTATACTAAGCTATGTATTGTGGGCTCATGTTCtgtataggtggaatatgtatgtatgtatacatgtgttgtgttgtgttgtgttgtgttgtgttgtgtgtatgttggctgctggaacacctacatttctctgctgggatgaataaagtatttcttatcttatcttatcttatcttatcttatcttatcttatcttaacatGCATGTATTCATCTATAGGAGAAGACCGCATCAGGGAGAATGTGGTGGGCACCACGGACACACAGACGGCTAGTGGTGCGGCCGGAGTGGAGTCCGGCTCCAACAGACGGAAACTCCACTGCTGCATCAGAGTCACAACGGTACAGGTGCGGAAAGCCCTGTGGGGAGTCGCAAtggtgatgtgtgtgtgctcgtcCTGGGCAGGTTCCACCCAGCTGGCCAAGCTGACCTTTAAGCAGTTTGACGCTCCCTTCACCCTCACCTGGTTCGCCACCACCTGGAACTGCCTCTTCTTCCCTCTCTACTACATTGGCCACCTGTGCAAGAGTCCAGAGAGGCAGACGCCCAGACAGAGATTCAGGTGAGGTGACTCACTGCATGCAAACAAGTTTCTTACATATCACTTTCTAAACTGAGACAAGGAGAACAATAACGCGCAAAGTAAggcaaagaaaaatactgccAGGGACTCCGGGCTGTCCCTTAACCTTGGGACAGCCAGAAGTCCCTGCTCTGAAGACCAGATGCTCCTGCCAGGAGTCAAAGGTCTCAACAGCTCTTTTCACAAAGGTGCCTGACCATGTTATTCCCTGTATTTCATAAGTACAGTTTCAAAATCAGTCTTAAAACTTACAGGGGGGCAGTGGATAGGAGCTAAAATGTgagaaatgttaaataaatgtgagTTTCTGGAAGAGTTGGAGTCAAGATGAATGAGATAAACAAGGTGTTACAGTAGTCAAGGTCGTGTCAGGTGATTATACACtaatgaaacattattatagCCGGAACAAGACGGCAGGACATGGATGGCCTGAAGTCATTCACACACTAAGGCTCTGGGTTCAGAATTACTGTAAGAGATAATCAAATGAttaatacatatacacatataatgCTAAACTATATTTTCTTAACATCATACTTGTAGAAATGCAATAAGTACAtggataaataatatatatttgtttttggtcaaaaaaaaatgttctgaatcAAGATAGTTTAATGTGATAATTCTAAAGCAAAATTTCCTTAAAAACTTACAGGGGACAGTGGATAGGAGCTAAAATGTgagaaatgtgaaataaatgtgtgaaaaagCTACGCTACAGaatttctggaaaagttggCGTCAAGATGAATGAAATAAACAAGGTGTTACAGTAGTAGAAaacataattatacattttatattctgCCAATAAATCCCCCTAAATCAGGGAAACTCAGCTTGCCTTGTCCGTAAGTTGAGTATCACTGCCTTATCACACACCTTGGTCCTTTAAATACTATTAAAAAGTTTCATTGCTAAAAGTGTGTTTGTCATGGCTAACAAGCCAAATACACACACCGCACTAACATTTTTTCTGCAACTACAACAGAAATGAGAAAAATGATCAACCGTGTATGTGAAGTCAACTACAGTCAAAGGGAATTATTTTCTCTCTACACTCACTGATGTTGCACTGACTTTAACTATCATGCAAATTCACATCATATGAAAGAAAGCAATTTTTCCCATCAGCAGCAGCCTCAGTAGTAACGCATCAGAAATCATTTTGTGGAGAGTCAATAACAAATAGTCtcactattttgttttttactattaAAGCCTATGGCTGAAATGATCAGAAACACCCTGTGGAGATAGCTGCAAAGCCTTGTGGGGAAAATATGAATGTAGAGGTTTGATTTCAGCGATCGAGATCCTCAAAAAAGGTCGTAAGACAAGCCAGCTGCTTATTAGAATAAGCTTGTTAATAATCTTACTGaattactgaatatttaccTTCAATGTTTGCTGTTTAGTTATGCACAGTCACTCCTTGTTCATGTTTGATTTCCAAAATAGCCCATCACTACTTCATTTTCCCCACGTCATCTTTGGTTATGCTGCAGCAGCGAAGGGAGAGAATGTAATCCAAAGTGTGTTAGAGGTGCTTTCACAGTGGAAACACTCCATTCATCATGGTTCTTGGACGAAAGTGTTATCTCCGCTACCCGCTGTTTAGCACAGAGACAAAGACTGTGGAAGTATGTGAGAGGTGTGGTGGGTGGGTAAGCCGTGGGGGGATTGGCTCTGAATTTCTGATGCACCTCTGTAATGtagcttttccttttttaaggGCTTACACAAGGATCTGGGGCTTCCACTCCTCGGCCGATGATGTGCTCTGAATATCAAACACTTTGTTCCCTTTGTGTTTATTCAAATTGCACCTGCTGGTGAATCGCAGACAATGCGGAGAAATAGAGACCGAGAGTTGACACCTGTTATAGCTGTCTTGCCTCTTTGTGTAAAACAGAGTCCAAAGAACTGCGGAGGCAAATACCTGTCATCGGTAATAGCTGCTCTTCATAGACATTACAAGAGGATTTTTGCTGTAAGAGGCAGATGCTCTTTATTGAACTTTATCTGTGCTTCACCTTTTGAGATTTACTTGACATACCGTATGCAAGAGAGATAAATATAATTCACTGCATAAAATCAAATCTACATGTTCACATTTAGACTTCAATAGACTTGCTTCCCTTTACTGTATGTTTTGAAAGAGGAGTAGTGTTCTTGGTTATTATAAAACTTTACTACTACTTTCAAAAGTATTTACATGAATATAAAATGCCGTTGTCAGGGTTAAAGCaaggatgattttttttggtttaattgTCAACAGCAACACATAACTaatggtgggaaaagtattcagatcccttactttagtaaaggtactaataccacactgtggaatcactccactacaagtaaaagtcctgcattcacaatgtacttaagtaaaagtacaggaCCATCATCaatatgtacttaaagtattaaaagtaaaagtattcattatgcAAAATGGCCTCAATTAGAttgttatatattccaaatatattattggattattattattgattcaatttcataagcagcatttaaatttGTCTTTCTTATGAcgtttcattttaaaaagttaaaaagttagTTACACTCCACCACTGCAGATAATGTATAGAATACTGTCACAAAAGCaccatttaaacacattttaatcacttaattccgaagaaaccaaaaaaaaatcatgtcccGGCTCTTTAAATTTCTAGCACCAGGGTTGGACTTTCTaatctaatatatttttatttgaaatccAGTGCCTTGAGGTTTAGTGTAACTGTTGACTTCCTGACTCGCTGATAGTAGAACAGCACAGTTTTAGAGCTGGAAGTGTTTCTAAAATCAATGCAGATTACGAGTCTCACGAGTGCAACAGTACAGCAGAAACAAACCACAGACTGTCAGTGGTTTGGACCCGAAGACGGTGTAGTATCCAGTGTctataatgaaataattatagACTTCAATGTGATTGTCACTGAATCAGTGTGTTTATAAAGCGGGTGTGAGTTTAGTGCTGACTCATCTCTCTGGAGCTGATTCAGAACTACGCTGCTCTTCAGTATCTGACAAATGTGCTACCTGCCATTCCTCGGCTATTGCTGCTTCATCACTTTCACGGGGCACGACAGCTTTCAGAGTAAACGGTGTAAGTCAGGAGCACCGTCAAAATGCCAATACCTTGAAAATgcattaatgttatattttgacTCAAGGGGAGAGCTGGTAGTGGTGTCGTTTTTCTTGGCATCACAGCAGAGTGATGCAACTTATTGTTTATTGAgtccagcatttcacaacatgGCGACAGAGAGGGCAGCATCACTATCATGATTTTGATACATAATACTCTCACGTTACATTGAGTGTAACACATTGACCGTCAGactgtctgcttttatttaaaggGGAACACCACCTGAAATAAGACTTTCCATGGCCTAAGGAAGCTCAATCAATATTTGTAAACATGAGCTACTCCCTCTGAAAGCCAGAAAGCGCAGAGTATGTCATCAAGTATAAAGTCTGGAGCTGCTTCACAGACAGTGAATGGGAGACAGATTCTGTGTGCCCAcagaatatttgttttctattttctaCCCAAATGAGCTCTATTTTAGTGTCCTCAGTCCTGAAATTGAAACTGTACTCATACTCAGAACATTTCCCTCTCAGTGTTATCTACAATTAGACCATAGGAATAACTAGGCCTGGACAATTCATTGAAAATTAATCGAAACCAACATTCAGAACCTCTAACTGACGTAATCAATGCAATTATTTTCAGGGTGGAGTCAAGTAGTCATGTGACTTGAAGTGTGTGAGTTCTCCTTCACGTTGCTTCCATGGAACTTTGCatccgactttttttctcataaatctgctacttttttcttgtagatttgccactttttatctcataaatctgcgtttttcccaaaatattacccccctcccccgggtctgtattattatttttcattcttggccctaatatgccgtcatagatttctgctttaaaactaaaacatttttacgtttttatttcaagcaattctttgatttcagttaaaaaatattcaataaataacCAGAAAATAGTTCATTTGTGTGCGTCTCCTAAATTTCTATAAGATCACAAAGATATGCACTCTTTGATTAGAAAAAATATCCCAGCTGTAAAAGTTGAgcatatttacagtaaatattatgtCAGTGAATTATGAtggcataaaaaaaagaatcattcACTAATTGTAATTGAggtaaaatgtttattattgtgaTATTGATTTGAGGTCATATCGCCTGGCCCTAAGAAGAACATGTATGAAAATGGGTGTGGTTCTCCTTCAAGgtcattttcatgcttttcgaACATTTGAAATACTACAgcttcttttgtcttttcaaaCATTCTTCTAGATAGGGATTAATACCAGGCTTAAGCTGGAATGTAGAGACGATATCCACTGAAAAACATCTGTAGTGTGACTAAGCCTCATACAGCCCTTGAAGTTGAATCAGTTCTTCATCACTCTTCATCGTCGATCACCATTTTTCTTGCAGTAAGACTGAGCTCACTATGTTTAACCATTTTCTCAGTCATCACAAACTCACTGTACCACATGCATTAGTACTAGAAACAGTTACTAATGTATGTCCCTTCTGTAATTATAACATATTGATATGTTCGAGACTCCAACTGGCAGAAAAATCCTATAAAAAAAGAGTTTCATTAATGGCAACAGCTCagaaatatttaactttaatgCCTTTTGGCAGATGTAATTGTATTTCTAAACACTTACTTATTTGTCAGGGTCCCACATGCACAGCGGTGCAATGTTCATTTAGATGTAACTGTTAAATAAGGGAATTACTTCACACCCTCATCACTGATTAGTCTCTGGTCTCTCTGGTATCGTTAGTTCAGTCGGAGCTGTTTGTATtcataaatattgattaaagTCCCAGAACCCTGCTTACATTTATCAACTGTTAAATTAGTTGTACCACATTTTCCAATATCATAACCCCGTACTCTGTGTTTTGTCTCTGCACAGGGAGTGCTGTAGGTTTTTTGGGGATGACGGGCTCACACCCAAGGTGTTTTTCACCAAGGTGGCTCCCTTTGGCCTGCTGTGGATCCTCACCAACTACCTGTACCTGCAGGCCCTCAGGAAGATCAACACAACAGACGTGTCCGCGCTCTTCTGTTGTAACAAGGCCTTCGTCTTCCTGCTGTCTTGGATTGTACTAAGAGACCGCTTCATGGGAGTCAGGGTGAGTATATCGGCCTTGTTTGGTTGAGAACAGTTTTTCACTTCCTGAGATAAAATGGTCCCCACTGCATCTTTAAAAAAGAGTCTGAGTCAAGCACAGGTCACAAAAACAAAGTGGATAGTAAAACACTGACTTACCTCGAGGCTACACTCCAACTTTTAcctacaaaataacaaacaacaaaagcGACCATTAAAAggacataatttgaatttgcaacaatcataaaaataacaatagacGATATACcaataataacattttcaacacTTGTGTCTATAAGCTGCTTGTATAAGGATACATATTATGGAAACTACAGTATGAAGTGATATTATCTTTTAATGGAATGTTTGATCATCCTCGTTTTATCTGGAATACCTCAGTCTCCAACTGACTAAATTAAGATTAGAGCTTGACCAGTTTGGCACTCTTGAATCCAATTCAAATAtctatattaaaataatttaaaaaagaaagatctGATTAATGAGTAGTTCTACCGATTAGTCATTTTTCCTTCCCAGCCTGACTCAGTTTGAGCTCCAAGGAGGCAAGTGTATGCTGTTTTTTATCAAAAGAACCAAGCCGCGATTAAAGAGGAGAGTTAGTTTAGTGTagcaaaatatgttttgtttccCTGTCACATGTTTTCGGCTTTTATTTGCATTATATCTGTGATAAGCCAACATTTTGCTTTACTGTCCCACCAATGTGTCAGACTTATGCTTGCTGTATTTTGGATAACATCAGACAACAAGATGACCTTCGCTTTCCTCTGTTTGCTTTTGTCGAGAAAAAGAAGACTCCTATTTCCTTTAAGCCGTTATGGTCAAGGGAGGATTTAAAGGGAGCATATTTTGCTCATTCTCAGgctcatatttgtattttatgtttctacttgaacatgtttacatgctttaatgttaaaaaaaaaaaaaaaacacataatttgtCTCATACTGTCTGCCTGAATATACCTGTAATCACTCTCTGTCTGAAACGCTCTGTTTAAGCGCCTGTATCTTTAAGCCCCCCTCccgaaaaagcccagtctgctctgattggtcagtgtttctgagTCCTTCACATCTGCACTCTTGgcgtctctgcaccatcattgcagctaagaaatgactgtaacagcactgtggcagcactttctgcctctatatagtatagttgtgacatcacaaacttacagaagtcctgacgtcctcacagtatttatatatcacCTAGACCTATAATAGAAAATTACATGGAAATCTCTTCTTTTACAACATGGGACCTTTATATTGTGTCTTAGTGTTTATGTGTCACCTCTATAGTGCAGTAGTTCAATCATAACACCTCAGGAATGAGAATAATAtgtgttttgttgctctgaCTGACATTGCAGCTGAATATGTGAGCTGCACAAGCACGCTCGAGTAGAGAGCACGTTACCTGTGTGACAGCGTGATTTACCACCAGTGATCACTGTGTCATTCAAATGTGCCTCCtggtgtgcatctgtgtgtgtttgtcacagaTTTAGTCCAGATGAAGAGAGAGGAGCAGCGAAGTGAGTGTTTAGCTTTGTGAATTGAGGTATCTCCCGCTCTCCTCCCACTGCGCTCCTCAGATGCTTTCATATCTGCAGCCGTCCAGCACTCTGCagaatgcccccccccccccccacacacacacacacacacacacacattttttgtctttcacaCCCTCACAACCACCCAATCTCTCCCTTGTGCATGCCCCAACTCCCAACCCCCATTATCTGCGATGAAAGGCCTCAGTAAGAGACAAATACTGTAATACtcctgcttttctctcttttacacctccagcttctctctctctctctctctctctctctctctctctctctctctctctcttttgcttGGTGGTGGTGGGGATTGCAGTGTTTGGATGTCTGCAGCAATGCAGGGGATCCTGGATGAGTTTGTCATGAAagtaaaggagaggagagagaaagaaggggaTGCAAAATCCTCCTGGTTAAACAGGGATGCTTATTGTTTCAGGGATTTTATGTGTGTAAAAGAGGCTCAGTTTGGTTGCAAAGCCAGAATGGACCACACCAGAAGGTCATTAAATGAGTATTTTGGTAaatgtttaagctgcatttggATGTATCTCTTGTAAAAGAGATTTAGACACAACATACTGCATCAATAACACTGTAATCACATAAGCTACTCAATGTGCAGGTGTTTTGATCCTGTTCCTCCTCTGACCACACATTGTGCTGAAACGTCTCTGAGACAAAAACACTAACACATGCAGGGTCGCTGACCTTGTAAGCAAACAGTCTATCGTGAGAAATGCGTAAAGAAGGTGTAGCTGTGAGTGACAGACAGCCTGCAGTGCAGAAAGAGTCATTTTGCCAAAGGTGCCCAAGGGCTTTGGCCAAGCGAAAACACACGGCTCATTTATCTTCCTGACACCTCTTTAATGCAGAGCTAATCCACTCAGCTGGACTGCACCACATCCCACGTCCCTGTCACTACGCTACAGTCGAACACGCTTGCACATACATGCACTAACAACATACAGCAAAGGCAAAAGCTGTAAAGCAAAGACGAAGGATTTTGGTTTGGATTCTTCAAGGGTGAGTGAGAGCGGGATGAAACAGATGGTTTGGTGGTGTTTTGAGCTAATCGCAGAGGCAGGGAGTGGGTGTGAAGGTGGGGGGTTGGTGCACTGAGGGGGGTATTTAGTTTGTAAACATGATGGTAGTGTAACGAAAATCAATGTCAGACAATCAAGAAGCTGCCTGTCCTGTATCAGAAGCACATGTGCTGTGAATCCAAGAACAGTGTGTACATTGGTGGAAGATGTGCTCATCCTATATTTGTCAGGgaatttttggccaaaaaatctGGCAAGGGGAAAACTGGCATGTCCCCTTTACCTGCTGAGCAGTTTCCAGAGCAAAATTGCAAACTATCCAATTGCCAAAAATTCTATTCTTGCAGGAATCTCCAAAATATATAGAAGTGTTTCAcatcaaatcacagcatggatttttctttggTGTTCCTCAATGTGTCTTAATGTATTTCGAGTGCCATCTCTCCCTGAAGATGGGTCTATGGTGGGTCTCTAAGGATTAAAGGGGAAATATGGGATCAGAAGAAGATTGTTTATGTTAATCTGTAAGTTAACTACAGTAAAATggaattactcaagtaaagtacacatacctcaacACTGCACTTGAGTAATTGTACTTATTGCATTCCTCTAATGAGTGTGTATATGTGCTTGTGTTTGCCTATAtgtgagaaaatgtaaataccAAATGAGCAGTCTGCTGGCTATAAAATAAAACCCACACATTAATTATACCATTACAAGCCTTGTTCTGTGATGCctctgcagtgaaaaacaatgcGCCATGTGTGCCTGCTGTGTCCCTACACAGCAGTGAAGGCTTAGGCGTCTTTATCACCACACTGCGAGCAGTGTGTCGTCCATCCGTCATTCCCTGAtgttcctccttcctcctctctccacagATAGTCGCTGCTATCTTGGCCATAGCAGGCATTGTAATGATGACCTATGCTGATGGATTCCACAGCCACTCAGTCATCGGCATTACGTTGGTCGTGGCCTCTGCTTCGATGTCAGCGCTCTACAAGGTATTTGTTTGCATTTGATAAACAATATTGCTAAGCTTGTGTCCCTCCATAAACGTCCCCTGTGGTGAAACCTTCATTTGCAATGGAACataaaatgttctaaatattgcaaaaatagcAAAACATGTGTATGAATAGAAGAAATCCTGGACTAGCTCCATTCTGCTTATGTAACCAGGTGGCAGAAGACAGGAGGAGATTATAAAATGTAAGACTCAGCTGACAGAAGCGTGTGATATGTGAGCGTTTGGTTGCTGGCCTCGGGCTGCGATGTCCTGATCAAGGAGGTTACGGGACAGATAGCTATATTTTGACGGTGCTCTGGTCTCCTCTGCCCTGCTGTCTGTGCTGCCTAATGTGATAAACAGACAGCAGCGGCCCTGTGCCAGAAACATGGCAGGTACTTGGCAGGTGCACCGCTCTGCAATATCCCTCTGCTCCTTAAGGGGGCGGATTTTGTGCATTCATGGCTGTACTCCCTATATGTCCTCAGGTGCTCTTCAAGATGGTCCTGGGCAGTGCCAGATTTGGAGAGGCTGCACTCTTTTTGAGCATCGTTGGAAGCGCCAACTTTGTCTTCATCAGCTTTGTGCCAGTCATCCTGTATTTTACACATGTGGAGTACATTGGCTCACCTGCAGACATCCCTTGGGCCTACCTCTGCGGGGTGGCAGGCCTGCTGTTTGGTACGGAAAGATGAAATGTTGTGCATTAATCTGATAATGCAATTTTTATGCAACCCATGAATGCCATTTTTGTGGTTTCACACCCTCATTGCATCgcctgctgctcctctcatTGTGTTTTCTCACACAGCTTTCAACGTACTGATGAACTTTGGCATCGCGGTAACATACCCAACATTAATCTCCCTTGGCGTCGTCTTAAGTGTTCCTGTAAATGCCAGTAAGTCTCTTGGCCTTCTTCCCAGACCCAACTTTTTTAATCCGGCCACCATTAAATATTTGATGGCACTGAAATCCCGCCAAAAGTTATCATATATTATTGATGAAGAATAGAATTTCAAACTGGTTTCCTTCTTATTCAATAATTTGAGATTTTCTGTGACAaacctatttatattttacatttcaatCCAAGTGACAACCTCTAGGCCTCCAAAGGTGAaaccaatgtggaagtgccttaaatctgcattctttctaatgaccagcagggggggaCTCTATGGGTTACAAAATGAAGTATTGAGAAAATGGccctatttctcacttgatttgatAACCgattaaacattttcctaatgactcTATGGACTCAATGGCTAGTTtcaagcatagactgtataaataatggacgtagtcaccgtgacgtcacccattggtttgcgGACTGCCTGTTGAGGCAttgagttcatcgttacactcgttgccatcttgtgtcgccatcatGTTCTTGGaaacagggagcagaccatatttggactatGGAGGATCAAGAGGGATATGATGACACTGattacacgcctctctacaccggcaacctgactgagagaagtcactgctaattcatgttagcattaactggagcattaactgggatgttcattttggctaacaaaaaaacagaaacaaaattacattacttacctaagaaaaatgaacagtgactccttggagtgtctatttgtccaaccaaacgctgaataataattttaaaaaattgttcaAAAATACtgtcattaagtaaaaatatagtgtgaaagggtcaaagttatgagaccaaactggtaaacatcttttttttttttactttattgacacgttgttgtggatacgcattgcttttcttccctcctgatgatggctcgccttgttagtgacctgtcaatgaAAGGTACGCCctaaatcatacgattctttatcttctattttcatctaatggggccattatttacactactaacatcaaattgtctttttactagcaattgagaccatagcgttgtccttaaaaaaaattctgaggtaatataTCAATTgagaagttttctaattttgtataGAAATTAATGGaccgaaatgcttctgcaaccttccTCAACACCCCctattttcggtagaatgcagcctaaggcacttcctggtttgcctcacttctcagacccggaggttaccAATTGGTTTCAAGTCGTCTTTGGTCCCATTTATGGCGGGGCTAATTTATGATTAACAGGTCACTACCATGGTGCACTGTGTTTTAAGCTTCGAACTTGACTCTTTTCAAAGTGTGTTTGCTGCCTTAAAGTGTTCAACCTATAGATTTTTGTTAATTGCAATATTTAGAAATTCCTTTTCATGATGATATCATACTAATACATCctgtttattttacagtggtGGACCTCTACACATGTGAAATCCATTTCAACACAGTTCGCCTCATTGCTGTGTTCATCATTTGCCTGGGTTTCCTCATGCTGCTGTTACCTGAGGACTGGGACCAGTGCATCATCCAGCTCAGCACAAAGCTGCGCAAACGTGATGAGCCAGCAGAGGGCAACGGAGAGGCGGGCGCCACCACAGGGCTCAACTGGAGAGGGAGAGCCAGGACCTCCATGTCAACATTTGCACATTAACTCCATGAATtatcatgcaaacacacaaacacacacacacacacacacacaggaagggAGACACATTAACACCTCTTAATGTCGATGTCGGGACATTTGACCTGCCCTCTCTTTCACGAAGCTCCCTGgatgaaaaaagtattttagacTGCCCTCTGGTCACTAACATTTTGATCGAACGGGGAGATGCAGGAGGCACAGAttgtgtatcattcattctgCGTCCATTCCACTCAGAAGTTATCAGAGTTGGTGCATGGACTTTACCAATTGTAACCCCTCTAACCCAAAAGATCATCAGGTATAACTGATGGATTCATGTATTAATTTTGATGTACCTCTTAATCATTCCATGGATTCACTACATCCTTGCGCCTGGGAAGACTTGCCAACTTGCCTGATATTTTTCAGTTCtgagaataaaagaaaaagacatttacgAGG
Encoded here:
- the LOC131993844 gene encoding solute carrier family 35 member F3-like, translated to MKKHSARVAPLSACNSPVLTLTKVEGEDRIRENVVGTTDTQTASGAAGVESGSNRRKLHCCIRVTTVQVRKALWGVAMVMCVCSSWAGSTQLAKLTFKQFDAPFTLTWFATTWNCLFFPLYYIGHLCKSPERQTPRQRFRECCRFFGDDGLTPKVFFTKVAPFGLLWILTNYLYLQALRKINTTDVSALFCCNKAFVFLLSWIVLRDRFMGVRIVAAILAIAGIVMMTYADGFHSHSVIGITLVVASASMSALYKVLFKMVLGSARFGEAALFLSIVGSANFVFISFVPVILYFTHVEYIGSPADIPWAYLCGVAGLLFAFNVLMNFGIAVTYPTLISLGVVLSVPVNAMVDLYTCEIHFNTVRLIAVFIICLGFLMLLLPEDWDQCIIQLSTKLRKRDEPAEGNGEAGATTGLNWRGRARTSMSTFAH